In Kineococcus rhizosphaerae, the genomic stretch GACCGACGGCCAGGAACTCCACGGCCGCGCTCCCCTCGTCCCGGGTGGGCGGGTTCACGGCTGCGTCGCCGGTTCGGCCAGGGCGTGGCCCTGCACGTGCAGCAGCCGCGGCCCGAGGAACGCCACGACGGGCAGCGGGGCGCGGACGTCGACCTCCACGACGGGCGTCCCGGCGACCCGGGTCGTCCCGGCGCTGACCTCGCGCGCGAAGGCCGGGGACAGCGACGTGGCGAGGAGTTCACGGGTGCGGGCGGCCCCGTCGGCGGGTGAGTTGCCGCGCAACGCCCCGAACCGCGCGCCCTCCCCCGCGCAGTCGGCGGCCGTCGCCCGCACGTGCTGCACGACGGCCAGCTGCACGACGGCCGCGAACAGCAGCGCGAGCAGCCCGGCGACGGCGGCGAACTCCGCGACCGCCGACCCCTCGTCCCGTCCGGACCCGCGCGTCACAACTGCCCGACGACCGCGTCCATGGCCGCGGTGAACAGGGCCGCCAGGCGCGGGCCGGCCACGGCCCACAGACCGACGACCAGACCCGCCGTCATGATGGTCACCAGGACCCAGCCGGGGACGTCGCCGCGGTCGTCGGTCCTCAGTCCTTCGAGCAGTTCCTCGAGCACGTGCTCTCTCCTTCAGTTCGTGAGTTGCAGTTGGGCGAGGCCGGGGTAGACGGCGAAGACCACGACGGTCGGCAGGATCCCGAAGACGACGGGCACCATCATCCGGACCTCCTGGTGCCCACCGGTCTCGGTGAGCCGGCGGTGCTCGGCGTCGCGGGCGTCGGCGGCCTGCGCGCGCAGGACGTCGGCGAGCGGGCTGCCCGCCTCGACGGCGACCACGAGGGCGTCGACGAAACGGGTGAAGGGCGGCACCTGCCACCGCCCCGCCAGGTCGGTGAGGGCCTCCAGGAGCGGTGTCCCCGTCCGGACCCGGCCCAGCGCCCCCCGCAACCCGGCGCACAGCGGACCGTGGCCGGTGGCGACCCGTTCGAGGGCGGCGGCGACGTTCTCCCCCGCCGCCACCGACAGGGCGAGCAGTTCGGCCACGGCGGGCAGGTCCGCGACGAGTTCGGTACGGCGCCGGGTCACCGCCCGGGCCAGGAGCTCGTCGCGCGCCAGGGCACCCGCGAGCGCGCCGACGACCATCGCGGCGACGATCGCGACAGGGTCGAACCCCGCCCCCAGCCACACCCCGGCCAGGGCGAGCCCCGTCCCGGCGCAGGACCACACGACCTGCTCGGCGCGGTGGGCGGCCAGCCCGGCCGCCCCGTCGGCGTCGGGGTCCAGGACGAGCAGCCGGTCGGTGACGGCCCGCCCCGACCCCAGCCGCGTCCCCACCGCCGTCCCCACGCGGCGCAGGAGTTCGCGCGTCCGGCGCGTCGGGGCCGGCGCGAGGTACGGCAGGACCCGCGCGTCCAGCGACGGTGCGCGGCGCAGCGGGAACCCCGCGACCACGAGCAGCGCACCGGTGCCGGCGAGCAGCCCCAGGCACACCCCGGCGATCACGACAGCACCCGGCGGGGCGCGGGCAGGCGCCCGAGCCGCAGCATGAGCCGGTAGGAGCCGAACGTGACGACCGCCCCCACCGCCAGGACGGTGGCACCCGTCGCGTCCCCGTACGCCGCGAGGGTTCCCGGCCGGGTGGCGAGCAGGCCCAGGACGACCCACGGGGCGGCGACGGCGAGCCGGGCCGCGGACACGGTCCAGCTCTGCCGGGCCAGGAGTTCCCCACGGGTCCGGCGGTCCTCGCGCAGGTACCCCGACAACGTCCGCAGGGTCGAGCCCAGGTCGCTGCCGCCGACCTGGCGCGTCATGCGCAACGTCGCGGCCAGCCGGTCGAACACGGGGTCGGCCAGTTCCGCCCGCAGGTCCTCCAGCTCGGCCTCGAACGCCCCGCTCGCGCGGTGCGCGGCGGCGAACCGCGCGAACGCGGGCCGGAACTGCCGCGGTCCCCGCGTGGCCAGGCCGCAGACGGCGTCGGGCAGCGAGGACCCGGCACGCACCGCGGCCGCGAGGGAGTCGACGGCGTCGGGCCACTGCGCCGCGGAGTCCTCGCGGCGCCGGTCCCCGCGCGAACGGGCCAGGGCCGTGGGCCCGTACCCCGCCGACAGGGCCGCCCCGACGCCCAGCACGGGCAGCCGGGTGAGGGCCAGGACGAGGGCGGCGGCGGCGACGGCCGCGAGCACCGAGCCGGCGACGAACACGACGGCGGGGACGTCGGACCACCCGGCCGCGTCCAGCACGGCGCGCACGGGCCGGCGACGGGCCGGGCGCCGGCGCGGCGTCGTGCCCCAGCACGACCACCAGACGCAGAACACCCCCAGCCCGAGCAGCGCCCCCGCGGCCACACCCGTCACGGCCGCTCCCCGAGCAGCGCGGGCAGGTCGAAACCGGCGCGGGCGAACCGTTCGCGGTGCGGGGGCCACCCGCTGCCACGGACCAGTTCGCCGGCGCGGGTGGTGAACACGTCCGCCGTCTCCACGACCCCACCCTCGCTGCGCCCGGTCACCGCCACGACCTCGCGGACCCGGCGGCGACCGTCGACGTCGAGTTCGGCGTGGACGACGAGGTCGAGGCTGGCCGCCACGGCGGGGACCACGAAACCGCTCGTGACGTTCTCGCCCGCCAGCAGCGGCAGGGTGCACATCTTCGCGACGGCGTCGGCGGCGGAGTTCGCGTGGACGGTGGCCGCGCCGGGTAGACCGCTGTTGAGGGCGATGAGCAGGTCCAGGCTCTCGGCCTGACGCACCTCCCCGACCACGAGGCGGTCCGGGCGCATCCGCAGCGCCTCCTTCACGAGGCGGCGCAGGGGGATCTCCCCCCGGCCCTCGAGGTTCGGCTGCCGGCACTGCATCGCGACGACGTCACGGTTCTGCAGCTGCAGCTCGAACACCTCCTCGCACGTGATGACGCGCTGGTGGGCCGGGACCGCCGCCAGCAGGCAGTTCAGGAGCGCGGTCTTCCCCGCCTGCGTCGCTCCAGAGACCAGGAGGTTCAACCCGGCGGCCACCGCCGCGCTCAGGAACCGGGCCGCGGGAGCGGTGAGCGAGCCGAGTTCCACGAGGTCCTCGAGCCGGCGCGCGCGGGCCACGAAACGCCGCACGTTGACGGCCCAGTGCCGGCGGGTGACGTCGGGGATGACGACGTGCACGCGGGAACCGTCGGGCAGCGACGCGTCGACGAACGGGCTGGACAGGTCGACCCGGCGGCCCGTCGTGGCCAGCATGCGCTCGACGAGTTCGGCGACGGTGTCCTCGTCGAGGATCGTGGTGGTGAGCTCGGGGACCCCGGCGCGGGCCACGAACACCTTGCCCGGTTCGTTGATCCAGATCTCCTCGACCGCGGGGTCGTCGAAGTAGCGCTGCAGCGGACCGAAACCCGAGACGGCGGCGACGACCTCGCGGACGGCGTCGTCGCGGTCCCCCAGGCCCGGCAGCGAGCCGTCGAGGGAGCGCAGGTCGTAGTCGAGGACGACGGCGTCGACGAGGGAGCGCAGTTCGGCGGCCTCGCCGCGGAAACTCCCCGCCGCGATGCGGCGACGCACCTGCGCCCGCACCTCGTCCTCCACCAGGCGGACAGCGTCCACCGCACACCTCCTCCGAACTCGTGTCCGGCGACGGTAGTGCAGGACCGCACCCGCTGTCCGGGGCCTGTGGACGACTCCGGGGAGCGCCCGGCGACCCGTGCCACGATCCGTTCGTGCCGTTCCGGATGACCGTGCTGGGGACCGACGTGGAGATCGAGGTCCCTCCCGGAACCACCCTGTCCGGTGCCCGGGAGGCGTTCGAGGAGGTCACCGGCCCGTGGCCCGGGGACTGGACCGGCTGGGTGCCCGGCGGCCCCGGCGCGGTCCTGGGCCTGCCCCCGTTGCTGGCCGGTTCCTCGTTGCCGCCCAACGACTCCGGCGAGGGAGAACTCGTCGTGGTCGCCGGTCCGGTCGCCGGGGAACGTTTCTCCCTGATGCCGGGTCGTCACGTGGTGGGCCGTCCCGGGGAGGGTTCGGTGACGGTCGCGGTCGCCGACCCGTCGGTGTCGCGCCGGCACGCCGAACTCGAACTCTCCCCCTCCGGCGCGTTCACGGTGCGCGACCTCGGCTCGCTCAACGGAACCGCGGTGCTGCACGCAGGTGAACGGGAGGTGGTTCGCCGAAGCACCCAGATTCCCCCGGACGCCGAGTTCAGCATCGGCCACTCGGTGCTTCGACGTGGAACCCCTCCGGTCGCGGCGGCCGTCGTGCACCCCGACGGCGCCGGGCACCTCCTGCTGAACCGCGCACCCCGGTTGCTGCCCACCCCCGGGGCGCGGCGGTGGACCTGGCCCGTCGCCGACCCCCTGCCGGAGGGACCGGGGTTCCCGTGGCTGGGGCTGCTCGTCCCTCTCGCGGTCGCCGTGGTGCTGGCCGTGGTGTGGACGCCGGTCTCCCTGCTGCTGGGGGTGAGCTCCCCGGTCGTCGCGGCCGGGCAGTGGGCCGGGCAGCGTCGACGGCACCGACGGCTCACCGCGCGGCGCACCGCCGACGTCGCGGCCGAACGGGCCCGGGTGCGGGCCGAGGTCGACGACGCCGCCCGGCGCGAGCACGCCGGCCGGCACGCCCTGCACCCCGGCGCGCAGCACCTCGCCGCGCAGGTGACGTCCCGCGGCGACCGCCTGTTCACCCGCAGCCCCGGCGACGTGGACCACCTCAGCGCCCGGCTCGGGCTGGGCGACCTGCCCGCGGACACGGCCTCGCTGCAGGGCGGGCCCGGAACCCCCGTCCTGGCCGGGGTCCCGGTGACGGTGGCCCTCGACGCCGGTCCCGTCGGGTTCTGCGGTCCGGCGGTGGGCGTCGTCCGTCTCGTCGTGGCGCAGCTCGCCGGCTGGCAGTCCCCCGCCGACGTCCGCCTCGTCACCGGCCCGGGGTGGGAGTGGGCCCGGTGGCTGCCGCACCACGTGGAGGTCGCCGACGGGGACCTGCTCGGGTTCCCCGTCGCCGAGCTGCGGCGACGGCGGGACCGGCGCGAGGCCGCGCGCGAACCCGCCGTGGTCGTCGTGCTGGACCCCGTGGGCTGGTGGCGCGGCGACGCCCGGCTGGTCGAGCTGCTCACCGACGGTCCCGCGCTGGGCGTCCACACGATCTGCCTCGGTGACGGGCGGGCCGACCTGCCCGCGCAGTGCCGGACGGTCGTGGACGCGGCGGCCGGCCGGGTCCTGACGGCCCAGGACCGGCTGCCGGTGCGCCTGGACGCCGTCAGCGAGGAGTGGGCCGAGCACCTCGCCCGGGGGCTGGCACCCGTGCTCGACGCGGCCGCCGCGTCCGGCGGCGCCGTCCCGGCCGACGTCCGGCTGCTGGACCTCCTCGGTCCGCCCACGGTGGAGTCCCTGCAGCGCAGCTGGTCGCGGTCCACCGGTCTGCCGGCGGTGCTGGGCGCCGAGGCGTCGGGGGTCTGCGCGGTGGACCTGGTGCGCGACGGCCCGCACGCGCTGCTGGCGGGTACGACGGGGTCGGGCAAGTCGGTCCTGCTGACGACGCTGGTGGTCTCGCTGGCGCTGGCCCGCGCGCCCGAGCACCTGCAGTTCGTCCTCGTCGACTACAAGGGCGGGGCGGCGTTCGGGGAGTGCACCCGGTTGCCGCACGTGGCGGGTCTGGTGACCGACCTCGACGACCAGCTGGCGGACCGGGTGCTGCGCAGCCTGCGGGCGGAGGTGTCGCGCCGGGAGCGGGTCCTGGCCGCGGCGGGGGTCGGCGACGTGCGGGACCTGCCCGCGGGGCGGCTCGCCCGGCTGGTGGTGGTGGTCGACGAGTTCCGGGTGCTGTCCCAGGAGGTGCCGGAGTTCGTCGACGGGCTGGTGCGGCTGGCGTCGGTGGGGCGCTCGCTGGGGGTGCACCTGGTACTGGCGACGCAGCGGCCGGCGGGTGTGGTGAGCCCGGAGATCCGGGCGAACACCGACCTGCGGATCGCGCTGCGGGTGCAGGACCGGGCCGACGCGGACGACGTGGTGGGCGATCCGCGGCCGGCGGGTTTCACCGTCCCGGGGCGGGCGGTGCTGCGCGGGGTGGCGGGACTGCGCGAGTTCCAGACCGCCCGGTTGCGCGGCCCGGCCGGTGGGAGCGGTGTGCGGGTGCGCGTCGTGGGCGACCCGGCGCCGGCCGGCGACGTCGACGACCTGCCGGCGGTGGTGGAGGTCGTGCGGGCCGCCGCCGCGGGACGGCCCCGGCCCCCGGCTCCCTGGTTGCCGCCGCTGCCCCGGTCGGTGCCGGCGCGGGACGTCCCCGCCGGTTCCGGCACCCGGCTCGTGTGGGGCGTCCTGGACCTCCCCGACGTCCAGGCGCGCGCGAGCGCCGGGTGGGACCTGGCGGCCGGCCACCACCTGCTGGTCGTCGGCGGGGTGCGCAGCGGGCGGACCACCGCGTTGCGGCGGATCGTCACCGAGGCCGCCGGGGTGGCGGACGTCGAGGTCCACGTGCTGGACGCCGGGGGCGGTCTGCTCGACCTGGCCGGGACGGGGGCGACGGGGTCGGTCGTCACGCCGCAGGAGCCGTGGCGGGCGGCCCGGCTGCTGGAGCGCGTGCAGGAGGAGGTGGACCGGCGGCGGGCGCAGCGGGCGTGGTCGGGCCACCTCCTGGTCGTGGTCGACGGCTGGGAGGCGTGGTCGGCGGCGTTGACGGCAGCCGACCCGGCGGCGGGCGTGGACCCGCTGCTGCGGCTGCTGCGCGAGGGGTCGGCGACGGGAGTGCGCGTCGTCGTCGCCGGGGACCGGCAGGCGCTGACGGGCGCGGTGTCGTCGACGGTGGGGGCGGTGGTGCTGCTGCGCACGGCCGACCGCACCGACACGACCCTGCTGGGGGTGCGACCGGCGGCGTTCCCGCGCGACGCGCCCCCGGGGCGGGGGCTGTTCGTCGTGGACGGGGTCGGGCACGAGGTGCAGGTGGTGCTGCCCGGGGAGCCCGGCGAGCGGGCCGGGCGCGTCCCGCGCTGCGCGGTCGCTCCGCTGCCCGAGCGGGTGGCCGGGCTCACCGGTCCCGCGGTGGGTCGCGGTGGGGACACCGGCGGGCCCGTGGTGGTCGAGGTCGACGGCGTCGTCCTGGTGACGGGTCCGCCCGGCAGCGGCCGCACCAGCGCCCTGCGGGCCTTCGCCGCGGCCGAGGCGCGAAGCGGCGGCCGGGTGGTGTGGGCGCGCGAGGAGGAACCCGCGGTCGTGGGCGAGGTCCTCGCGAGTGGCGGTCTCGTGCTGCTCGACGACATGCACCGCCCGCTGCCGCCGGCCGTGGAGGACGTCGTGACGGCCGCCCTCCTGGGGCCGCGCGGGCCGCGGTTCGTCGTCGCGGGGGACGGGGCGGAGCTCGTCGCGGCGTTCCGGGGCCCGGCGGCGACGGTCCGGGCGGCGGCGCGGACGGTCGTGCTGCTCGGCCGTGACGGCCGGGTGCCCGCGGAGGTCGTCTCCCGCCGTCCGGTGGTGAGCCCGGGACCGGGACCGGGGGCGGGTTTCGTCGTGCGCGACGGACGGTGGACGAGCGTGCGGATCGCTTGTCCTACCGTGGCGCCGTGAGCTCTGCGACCCTGCGCCCCGCCACCCCCGCCGACGGGGCGGCGATCGCCGCCCTCGTGCGGGAGCTGGCCGAGTACGAACGCGAACCCGAGGCGGCGACGGCGAGCGCGGAGGACTTCGCCCGGGCCCTGGAACCGGGGACGGGGATCGGCTGCGTGCTGGCCGAGGTCGGGACCGGGGACGGTGTCGAGGTGGTGGGCATGGCGTTGTGGTTCACGACGTTCTCGACGTGGCTGGGCCGGCAGGGCATGTGGCTGGAGGACCTGTACGTGCGGCCCGCGCACCGGCGCGGCGGCATCGGGCGGGCGTTCTTCGCCGAGCTGGGACGCGTCTGCGCCGAGCGCGGGTTCGGCCGGCTGGAGTTCACGGTGCTGGACTGGAACACCCCGGCGCACGCCTTCTACCGGGCGCTGGGCGCCCGTCCCCAGGACGACTGGACGACGTGGCGCCTCGACGGGGAACGTTTGGCGGCCCTGCCGGGCGGGCACCCTCCCGTGACCTGACGTGTTCGTCCGTATACGTTGAGCATCTGCGACAGTCCCCGCCACCGGCCCCGAGAGGACGAAGCCCCGTGTCGATCCCCACGACCGGCGAAACGACCGGCGCTCCGACGACGGAGCCCTCGACCGACCTCGTGGAGCTGCGGGTCCCGGCCGACCCGGCGTACCTGACGGTCGTGCGGACGGCCAGCGCGGGCCTGGCCGCCCGCCTCGACCTCACACTCGACGAGATCGAGGACCTGCGGATCGCCGTCGACGAGGCGTGCACGCTCCTGCTGGGCCCCACCCCCACCGACGACGAGCTCGTCGCCACGTTCCGCCTCGGCGAGGGCACGCTGGAGGTCGAGGTCCGCGGCCCGGCCCCCGAGCTGCCGGAACGCTCCAGCTTCGCCTGGGCCGTGCTGGAGGCCCTCGTCGGGGAGGTGTTCACGGGGACGTCGGCCACCGGGGCATGGATCGTGCTGCGCCACAGCAGGACCACCGGAGCGGCGGCGTCCCTCGTGACGGGGGTCGGGTGAGCGGGGCACCCCACGGTCCCGCGAGCCCGGGACTGTCGGTGCAGCAGGGCACCGAGCCCGAGAACCCCGAGCAGGCCCTGCTCGTCCGGATGGCGGCCCTGCCCCCCGGCGACCCGGAACGGTCGCGGCTGCGCGAGGACCTGACCCGGCGGAACCTGCCGCTGGCCGAGCACCTCGCCGCCCGGTTCCTGGGCCGGGGCGAACCGCACGACGACCTCGTCCAGGTCGCCACGATCGGTCTGCTGAAGGCCCTGGACCGGTTCGACCCCGGACGCGGGGTGCCGTTCGGGGCGTACGCGGTGCCCACCATGCTGGGCGAGATCAAGCGCCACTTCCGGGACCGCGGCTGGGCGATGCGGGTGCCGCGCCGGGTCCAGGAGGCGGGCCGCGTCCTGGCCGACGCCCGCGAGTCGCTCACGCACGAGCTGGGCCGGGCCCCCACCGTCGTCGAGCTCGCGCAGCGCACCGGCCGCGAGCCCGACGACGTCGTCGAGGTGCTGGAGTCGGCGAACGCCTACTCGACCCTGCCCCTGGACACCGGGTCCCCGACGTCCCCGGTCCTGTCCCTCGGCGCGGACGACGAGGCGCTCGAGAGCGTCGAGAACCGCGAGGCGCTGCGGCCGCTGCTCGCGGCCCTGCCCCCCCGTGAGCGGCGGATCCTCGCGCTGCGCTTCGTCCGCGGGATGTCCCAGGCCCAGATCGCCGCCGAGGTCGGGATCTCGCAGATGCACGTCTCGCGGTTGCTCAGCCGGACGCTGGCCGACCTGCGGGACGGGCTCGGCGACGTCGAAGCGCCCTGACGCCCTGAGCTCAGCGGCCCACCTGCTGCGAGACGCGGGGGGTGAACAGCCCGACGCCGACGACGACGGCGGGCAGCACGAGCACGATCCCCGTCCACGGGGACCCGCCGGAGAACGCAGGCACCCCGGCGGCGACCTGCAGGACCTGCCAGACGACGACCGGCGAGCGAGCCCAGGCCGAGCGGCGCAGCAGTCCCCAGCCGCAGAAACCGAGGCCGGCCGCGAAGAGCAGCGCCAGCGCGACGAGCGAGACGACCGCGACGGGAGCGCTGGACCCCTCGACCACGAGCCCGTGCACGAGGTAGACCGCCCCGGCCAGCAGGAGCAGCACCTCGAAGCCCACGAGGACGACGATCGCGGTCAGCAGTGGCGGACGTGGCGGGAGTGTCGGAAGCTTGGGCGGCGAGGCGGACGGCACGAGCAGCACGGTACGACGCCGTCCTCCAAGGGTGTCCCCCTCCGGGGGGACGATGTCCGGCGTGTCGAGGGCGGCACGCCGTGTGATCGCGGATTACAGGAAGGGGTCTTCCGTGTTACGCCCGTGTGACGTACTCGACACCCGTTCTCCACGATCGGAGTGGCTGTACCTCTTGTGAAAGCGCGCACGAGGTGTGAACCTGGATCCAACGCGATCCCCGACACACGTCGTCACCTGGGAAGTTGCAGGTGGTCGAGCGTTTGTCCCGGCACCGCCGGCGTTGCCGGTGCTCAGGGATCCTGCGTGTCCAGCTCGTTTCGACGGGACGGGCACGCGTGTCCTGAGACCGAAACACGCTAGAAGGAGTGGAACCCCCATGGACTGGCGCCACACCGCCGCCTGCCTCGACGAAGACCCCGAGCTCTTCTTCCCCATCGGCAACACCGGGCCCGCGATCCTGCAGATCGAAGAGGCCAAGGCCGTCTGCCGTCGCTGCGACGTCGTCGACTCCTGCCTGAAGTGGGCGCTGGAGACCGGCCAGGACGCCGGCGTCTGGGGCGGGATGAGCGAGGACGAGCGTCGTGCGCTCAAGCGCCGCGCCGCCCGCGCCCGCCGCGCGAGCTGACCCAGCACCTGCACGACGCGAGAAGCCCCCGACCGTCCGGTCGGGGGCTTCTCGCGCACCTCAGTTGCGGACGCTGCCGATCTGCGCGGCGTCCCGGCGCACCCGAAGGTCCAGCCGGACCTCGGTCCCCCCAGCCTCGCTGGCCCCGAACTCCATGCGCCCGCGCAGCTCACCGGCCACCAGGGACCGCACGATCTGGGTCCCGAGCCCGGAACTGCCGACCTGGAAGTCCTGCGGCAGGCCCACCCCGTCGTCGCTGACGACGACCTCGAGCCGATCGTCGGCCGTGTGCTCCACCTTCACGACGACGGTCCCGGCCTTGTCGGACCCGAAGCCGTGCTCGACGGCGTTGGTCACCAGCTCGGTCAGGACGAGCGCGAGCGCCGTCGCGTCCTCCTGGCGCAGCTCCCCGAACTTGCCCTCGCGCACCGTGCGGACCCGTTCGGCGTTCTCCATGGCGACCTCGGCCGCCATCATCAGGCACCGGTCGAGAACCTGGTCGAAGTCGACGTTCTCGTCGATGCCCTGCGACAGGGTCTCGTGCACCGTCGCGATGGTCTCCACGCGGCGCATGGCCTCCTGCAGCGCCGAGCGCCCCTCCTCCGAGTGCAGCCGCCGGGCCTGCAGGCGCAGCAGCGCGGCGACCGTCTGGAGGTTGTTCTTGACGCGGTGGTGGACCTCGCGGATCGTCGCGTCCTTCGTCATGAGTTCGCGCTCACGACGGCGCAGTTCGGAGACGTCCCGGACCAGCAGCAGCGCGGCGATCCGGTTCGTGGTCCCGTCCTCCTTGCGGGTCAACGGGATCGCCCGCATCGACAGCGTCGCCGCCTCGGTCTCCAGGTCGGTCCGCCACGGCGCGCGACCGGTGACGACCAGCGGCAGCGACTCGTCGACGGGCAGGTGGGAGGCGGCCAGCGAGCTGGAGATCTCCGCGAGGTTGGCGCCGACGAGTTCCCCGATGAGCCCCGCCCGGTGGAACGCCGACAGGGCGTTGGGGCTCGCGTAGGTGACGACGCCGTCGGCGTCCAGGCGCAGCATGCCGTCCCCCACCCGGGGCGCCCCGCGCCGCGGCCCGGTCGGCGCCGCGGTCTGCGGGAACTCCCCGGCGGCGATCATCCGGGTGAGGTCGTCGGCGCACTTGACGTAGTTCAGCTCGAGCCGGCTCGGCGTGCGGGACGTCGCCAGGTTCGTGTGCCGGGCCAGGACCCCGAGCACGACGCCCTCGCGGACGACGGGGATCGTCTCCTCGCGCACGGGCACGTCGTCGTCCCACTCCGGGTCGCGCCCGCGCAGGCTGCGCGCCTCGTCGAAGGTCGTGTCGACCTGCGGGCGACGACCGCGTTCCAGCAGCGCCCCCACCACGTCGTCGTAGTGCACCGTCGGGCCGGTCGTCGGCCGGCAGTGGGCGACCGCGACGAAGTGCTGTCGGTCGGCCGTGGGGACCCACAGCACGAGGTCGGCGAAGGACAGGTCCGAGATCAGCTGCCAGTCGCCGACGAGGAGCCGCAGCCACTCGGCCTCGGCGCCCCCGATCGCCGTCTCGGAGTGCAGCAGGTCCGACATGGTGGGCACCCCGCGAGCCTACGGCCCCAGCTGATCCACGGGCCGGTCAACCCGCGCGCAGCACCGTGCGCAGCGCCCGCAGGCCCACCGACAGCGCCGCGAGGTCCCCGGCGCCCGGTTCCCCC encodes the following:
- a CDS encoding TadE/TadG family type IV pilus assembly protein, which translates into the protein MTRGSGRDEGSAVAEFAAVAGLLALLFAAVVQLAVVQHVRATAADCAGEGARFGALRGNSPADGAARTRELLATSLSPAFAREVSAGTTRVAGTPVVEVDVRAPLPVVAFLGPRLLHVQGHALAEPATQP
- a CDS encoding type II secretion system F family protein, translated to MIAGVCLGLLAGTGALLVVAGFPLRRAPSLDARVLPYLAPAPTRRTRELLRRVGTAVGTRLGSGRAVTDRLLVLDPDADGAAGLAAHRAEQVVWSCAGTGLALAGVWLGAGFDPVAIVAAMVVGALAGALARDELLARAVTRRRTELVADLPAVAELLALSVAAGENVAAALERVATGHGPLCAGLRGALGRVRTGTPLLEALTDLAGRWQVPPFTRFVDALVVAVEAGSPLADVLRAQAADARDAEHRRLTETGGHQEVRMMVPVVFGILPTVVVFAVYPGLAQLQLTN
- a CDS encoding type II secretion system F family protein, whose amino-acid sequence is MTGVAAGALLGLGVFCVWWSCWGTTPRRRPARRRPVRAVLDAAGWSDVPAVVFVAGSVLAAVAAAALVLALTRLPVLGVGAALSAGYGPTALARSRGDRRREDSAAQWPDAVDSLAAAVRAGSSLPDAVCGLATRGPRQFRPAFARFAAAHRASGAFEAELEDLRAELADPVFDRLAATLRMTRQVGGSDLGSTLRTLSGYLREDRRTRGELLARQSWTVSAARLAVAAPWVVLGLLATRPGTLAAYGDATGATVLAVGAVVTFGSYRLMLRLGRLPAPRRVLS
- a CDS encoding CpaF family protein, with product MDAVRLVEDEVRAQVRRRIAAGSFRGEAAELRSLVDAVVLDYDLRSLDGSLPGLGDRDDAVREVVAAVSGFGPLQRYFDDPAVEEIWINEPGKVFVARAGVPELTTTILDEDTVAELVERMLATTGRRVDLSSPFVDASLPDGSRVHVVIPDVTRRHWAVNVRRFVARARRLEDLVELGSLTAPAARFLSAAVAAGLNLLVSGATQAGKTALLNCLLAAVPAHQRVITCEEVFELQLQNRDVVAMQCRQPNLEGRGEIPLRRLVKEALRMRPDRLVVGEVRQAESLDLLIALNSGLPGAATVHANSAADAVAKMCTLPLLAGENVTSGFVVPAVAASLDLVVHAELDVDGRRRVREVVAVTGRSEGGVVETADVFTTRAGELVRGSGWPPHRERFARAGFDLPALLGERP
- a CDS encoding FtsK/SpoIIIE domain-containing protein, yielding MPFRMTVLGTDVEIEVPPGTTLSGAREAFEEVTGPWPGDWTGWVPGGPGAVLGLPPLLAGSSLPPNDSGEGELVVVAGPVAGERFSLMPGRHVVGRPGEGSVTVAVADPSVSRRHAELELSPSGAFTVRDLGSLNGTAVLHAGEREVVRRSTQIPPDAEFSIGHSVLRRGTPPVAAAVVHPDGAGHLLLNRAPRLLPTPGARRWTWPVADPLPEGPGFPWLGLLVPLAVAVVLAVVWTPVSLLLGVSSPVVAAGQWAGQRRRHRRLTARRTADVAAERARVRAEVDDAARREHAGRHALHPGAQHLAAQVTSRGDRLFTRSPGDVDHLSARLGLGDLPADTASLQGGPGTPVLAGVPVTVALDAGPVGFCGPAVGVVRLVVAQLAGWQSPADVRLVTGPGWEWARWLPHHVEVADGDLLGFPVAELRRRRDRREAAREPAVVVVLDPVGWWRGDARLVELLTDGPALGVHTICLGDGRADLPAQCRTVVDAAAGRVLTAQDRLPVRLDAVSEEWAEHLARGLAPVLDAAAASGGAVPADVRLLDLLGPPTVESLQRSWSRSTGLPAVLGAEASGVCAVDLVRDGPHALLAGTTGSGKSVLLTTLVVSLALARAPEHLQFVLVDYKGGAAFGECTRLPHVAGLVTDLDDQLADRVLRSLRAEVSRRERVLAAAGVGDVRDLPAGRLARLVVVVDEFRVLSQEVPEFVDGLVRLASVGRSLGVHLVLATQRPAGVVSPEIRANTDLRIALRVQDRADADDVVGDPRPAGFTVPGRAVLRGVAGLREFQTARLRGPAGGSGVRVRVVGDPAPAGDVDDLPAVVEVVRAAAAGRPRPPAPWLPPLPRSVPARDVPAGSGTRLVWGVLDLPDVQARASAGWDLAAGHHLLVVGGVRSGRTTALRRIVTEAAGVADVEVHVLDAGGGLLDLAGTGATGSVVTPQEPWRAARLLERVQEEVDRRRAQRAWSGHLLVVVDGWEAWSAALTAADPAAGVDPLLRLLREGSATGVRVVVAGDRQALTGAVSSTVGAVVLLRTADRTDTTLLGVRPAAFPRDAPPGRGLFVVDGVGHEVQVVLPGEPGERAGRVPRCAVAPLPERVAGLTGPAVGRGGDTGGPVVVEVDGVVLVTGPPGSGRTSALRAFAAAEARSGGRVVWAREEEPAVVGEVLASGGLVLLDDMHRPLPPAVEDVVTAALLGPRGPRFVVAGDGAELVAAFRGPAATVRAAARTVVLLGRDGRVPAEVVSRRPVVSPGPGPGAGFVVRDGRWTSVRIACPTVAP
- a CDS encoding GNAT family N-acetyltransferase, whose amino-acid sequence is MSSATLRPATPADGAAIAALVRELAEYEREPEAATASAEDFARALEPGTGIGCVLAEVGTGDGVEVVGMALWFTTFSTWLGRQGMWLEDLYVRPAHRRGGIGRAFFAELGRVCAERGFGRLEFTVLDWNTPAHAFYRALGARPQDDWTTWRLDGERLAALPGGHPPVT
- a CDS encoding RNA polymerase sigma factor SigF produces the protein MSGAPHGPASPGLSVQQGTEPENPEQALLVRMAALPPGDPERSRLREDLTRRNLPLAEHLAARFLGRGEPHDDLVQVATIGLLKALDRFDPGRGVPFGAYAVPTMLGEIKRHFRDRGWAMRVPRRVQEAGRVLADARESLTHELGRAPTVVELAQRTGREPDDVVEVLESANAYSTLPLDTGSPTSPVLSLGADDEALESVENREALRPLLAALPPRERRILALRFVRGMSQAQIAAEVGISQMHVSRLLSRTLADLRDGLGDVEAP
- a CDS encoding WhiB family transcriptional regulator translates to MDWRHTAACLDEDPELFFPIGNTGPAILQIEEAKAVCRRCDVVDSCLKWALETGQDAGVWGGMSEDERRALKRRAARARRAS